A stretch of Methanobrevibacter sp. YE315 DNA encodes these proteins:
- a CDS encoding Ig-like domain repeat protein, giving the protein MFKNYKLLILLTFIILLIAVPSSFAHENDTILSVEEGNGDLIEISDDVDVVRGSNDYYFNASAKDDNGNGSIDNPYRDLKASRINSNSNIHLANGEYFLDTSKTIENVNIIGENAKSTIIKFAGVAFTVEKSLTLTNLTMYEATIENNKNLNATNVIFKNGCGKKIDGYSNILGGAITCPNSDYTPTVNINNCTFIDNYAEYGGAIYMLGGSLDITDSLFINNYAYNFGGAIACEYGTNIKISKSKFLNSHSVADAGGAIYTRQATLNLNNVNITNSSATFGGAIASLNTAFTSNYLKVQDCSAKWDGGAVYHMYGNFTSLYGNFENNSANNGGALFIDNSTSLFLRYNKFISNQAGLTAGGVYSICNTLKSGGSVRNMNTYTGNSAVFQNDAYEASSINLDIANGNYSMYRHNESEITVLPSAYSLRDYNLVTIPKDQQSSGNCWAFAAIAVLESSILKASGPSLDLSEENMKNVIEMYSDYGWKMDTNEGGYDKMHFGYLASWLGPVLENDDPFDDKSTLSPVLNSIMHVQNIKTLKRDNYLDNDEIKMAILKYGAVGTSMYFDNNFFRGKGYYCWYSTPSNHAVTIVGWDDNYPRSNFYGLPSEYGDGAWIVRNSWGPDWKDHGYFYVSYYDEKFAEPGSDNVAYAIILNDTIKYDRNYQYDIGGMTNYYYINSPSIWYKNVFTAIDDEYIAGVSTYFEKITNWTASVYVNGVVQAVNSGTSNPGYYTIDLGQFIPVKSGDKFVVEFKVSNGDATSLPISESCSLNKMVYMPEISYLSVDGTNWHDLFNLSGTFGTHVYYSQVACIKAFTILNEINTITNLNVIRNDDVVEIMATVIDQYGNLVKNGKVTFNFNGDDFAVNINNGIASFTNHLSHGYNTISATFNAVGYNSSSNSTIVVYDYYKTDSNISASANNIYVDETPVVNVALDDGATGRVSIMIGEEEYFADVVEGSATIYLPSLSAGSYVFDVLYSGDANYWDALTQVAFNVAKYGTNISASSRTIRVDQNAVVNVVLNGDATGNVYITVNGIDYIGVVENGNAVIELPVIPQAGSHTFDVIYSGDGRYLANATQVTFNVNKYYITIKATARTVHVGDDVTVNVAVSKDATGYVSIFVDGVEYSGIINKGNAVIIIPDLPAGEYSFEVVYSGDAKYKNKYNVVTFNVNRYKSTIKATASTVRVDQNAVVKVVLPNDATGKVSIVIDGIVYSGVVSKGAASIILPNMPADKYTLDVLYSGDGRYLANATQVTFNVNKYYITIKATARTVHVGDDVTVNVVVSKDATGYVSIFVDGVEYSGAINKGNAVIIIPDLPAGEYSFEVVYSGDAKYKNKYNVVTFNVNRYKSTIKATARTVRLGDDVTVNVVLPNDATGKVSIVIGGVKYTGIVSKGAASIILPNLPINQYALDVLYGGDEKYKSSTTVVTFNVNKLNPSMKASAATVKVGNDVVVNVKLSSDATGNVFIVIGGVKYTGIVSNGAAKIIIPDLPAGQYSLEVKYSGDDKYKTKTTTVSFNVNKNNVRMKATARTVKVGNNVTVNVALSDDATGIVYINVNGKVYIVEVEGGNAVIVIPNLPVKQYSLDVYYSGDGKYKNYTSVVTFNVNP; this is encoded by the coding sequence TTGTTTAAAAATTATAAGCTATTAATACTTTTAACTTTCATTATCTTATTAATCGCAGTTCCTTCAAGTTTTGCTCATGAAAACGACACGATATTGTCGGTTGAAGAGGGGAATGGTGATCTTATTGAAATCAGTGATGATGTAGATGTTGTTAGGGGAAGCAATGACTATTATTTTAATGCTTCAGCTAAGGATGACAATGGTAATGGTTCTATAGACAATCCTTATAGAGATTTGAAGGCGAGTAGAATTAACTCAAATTCAAATATCCACTTGGCGAATGGTGAATATTTTTTAGATACCTCAAAAACCATTGAAAATGTAAATATAATCGGCGAAAACGCCAAAAGCACCATCATTAAATTTGCAGGTGTTGCTTTTACAGTTGAGAAGTCCTTAACCCTTACTAACCTAACAATGTATGAGGCGACCATAGAGAATAATAAGAATCTGAACGCCACCAACGTTATCTTTAAAAACGGTTGTGGCAAAAAGATAGACGGGTATTCAAATATTCTTGGAGGAGCCATAACATGCCCTAATTCCGACTATACTCCAACCGTAAACATTAACAACTGCACTTTCATTGACAATTATGCAGAATATGGTGGTGCAATCTATATGCTTGGTGGTAGTCTTGACATCACAGACTCCCTTTTCATAAACAATTATGCTTATAATTTTGGTGGTGCAATAGCCTGTGAATACGGTACCAACATTAAAATTTCAAAATCAAAATTCTTGAATTCACATTCCGTTGCGGATGCAGGGGGAGCGATTTATACAAGGCAGGCAACTTTAAATTTAAATAATGTCAATATTACTAATTCATCAGCGACTTTCGGAGGTGCAATTGCATCTTTAAATACTGCATTCACCTCAAACTATTTGAAAGTTCAGGATTGTTCCGCAAAATGGGATGGTGGAGCGGTCTATCATATGTATGGTAATTTCACATCACTTTATGGTAATTTTGAAAATAACTCAGCAAATAACGGTGGAGCATTGTTCATCGATAATTCAACCAGTTTGTTCTTAAGATATAATAAGTTCATTTCAAATCAGGCCGGTTTGACTGCGGGTGGTGTATATTCCATCTGCAATACCTTAAAAAGCGGAGGTTCTGTGAGAAATATGAATACATATACCGGAAACAGTGCCGTTTTCCAAAATGACGCCTATGAAGCATCTTCCATAAACTTGGATATTGCCAATGGAAATTACTCAATGTATAGGCACAATGAATCTGAAATCACAGTATTGCCTTCAGCATATAGCTTGAGGGATTATAATCTTGTAACAATTCCAAAGGATCAACAGTCATCTGGAAACTGTTGGGCATTTGCTGCAATAGCAGTATTGGAATCATCTATCTTGAAAGCCTCCGGACCATCCTTGGATCTGTCTGAAGAAAACATGAAAAACGTTATTGAGATGTACTCTGACTATGGATGGAAAATGGATACAAATGAAGGTGGATATGACAAAATGCATTTCGGATATCTTGCAAGCTGGTTGGGTCCTGTTTTGGAAAATGATGATCCTTTTGATGACAAGTCCACGTTGTCACCTGTTTTAAACAGCATCATGCATGTCCAGAACATCAAAACTTTAAAACGTGACAATTACTTGGACAATGATGAAATCAAAATGGCCATACTGAAATATGGTGCTGTCGGAACATCAATGTATTTTGATAACAATTTCTTCAGGGGAAAAGGCTACTATTGCTGGTATTCAACTCCATCCAATCATGCCGTCACTATTGTCGGATGGGATGACAACTATCCGAGAAGCAACTTCTATGGACTTCCTAGTGAGTATGGCGATGGGGCCTGGATTGTAAGGAACAGCTGGGGTCCTGATTGGAAGGATCACGGATATTTCTATGTTTCCTATTATGATGAGAAATTCGCAGAGCCTGGCAGTGACAATGTTGCCTATGCAATAATTCTGAATGATACAATAAAATACGATAGGAACTACCAGTATGATATTGGAGGAATGACAAATTACTACTACATAAATTCACCTTCAATCTGGTATAAGAACGTATTTACTGCAATAGATGATGAGTATATAGCAGGAGTGTCAACATACTTTGAAAAGATAACTAATTGGACAGCTTCCGTTTATGTTAATGGGGTTGTTCAAGCTGTTAACAGCGGCACTTCAAATCCAGGATACTATACAATTGATCTTGGCCAGTTTATACCTGTCAAATCAGGCGACAAATTTGTTGTTGAGTTTAAGGTAAGCAATGGAGATGCCACTTCACTTCCGATTTCTGAAAGCTGTTCACTTAATAAAATGGTATATATGCCGGAAATTTCTTATTTGAGCGTAGACGGAACCAACTGGCATGATCTGTTTAATTTGAGTGGAACTTTTGGAACCCATGTATACTATTCACAGGTGGCATGTATCAAGGCATTCACAATTCTAAATGAGATTAACACAATAACCAATCTGAATGTCATTAGAAATGATGATGTTGTTGAGATTATGGCTACAGTCATAGACCAATACGGCAATTTGGTGAAAAATGGAAAGGTCACATTCAATTTTAATGGAGATGACTTTGCTGTCAATATAAATAATGGAATTGCCAGCTTCACTAATCATTTAAGTCATGGATATAACACCATATCCGCAACATTCAATGCAGTAGGTTATAACTCTTCTTCAAATTCAACAATTGTTGTTTATGACTATTATAAAACAGATTCGAATATCTCAGCATCCGCCAATAACATTTATGTGGATGAAACTCCTGTTGTTAATGTTGCTTTAGATGATGGTGCAACCGGAAGAGTTTCAATCATGATTGGTGAAGAGGAATACTTTGCTGACGTAGTGGAAGGTAGTGCAACCATTTATCTTCCAAGTTTGTCTGCCGGTTCATATGTCTTTGATGTGCTCTACAGCGGTGATGCTAACTATTGGGATGCTTTGACTCAGGTTGCATTTAATGTAGCCAAGTATGGAACCAATATTTCAGCTTCCTCCCGTACAATCAGAGTGGATCAGAATGCTGTTGTAAATGTTGTATTAAATGGTGATGCAACCGGAAACGTTTACATTACAGTTAATGGAATTGATTATATTGGTGTTGTAGAAAATGGCAATGCAGTTATTGAACTTCCGGTAATTCCTCAAGCCGGTTCACACACTTTTGACGTGATTTACAGCGGTGATGGTAGATACTTGGCCAATGCTACTCAGGTTACTTTCAATGTAAACAAGTATTATATAACTATTAAGGCTACTGCCCGCACTGTACACGTTGGAGATGACGTTACAGTTAACGTTGCCGTGTCCAAGGATGCGACTGGTTATGTTTCCATCTTTGTTGATGGTGTTGAATATTCTGGAATCATTAATAAGGGTAATGCGGTAATCATCATTCCTGATTTGCCTGCAGGGGAGTACTCCTTTGAGGTTGTCTACAGTGGTGATGCAAAATATAAAAATAAATATAATGTTGTTACATTCAATGTTAACCGGTACAAATCCACCATTAAGGCGACTGCATCTACAGTTAGAGTTGATCAGAATGCTGTTGTAAAGGTGGTCTTGCCAAATGATGCAACAGGCAAGGTTTCAATTGTCATTGATGGTATTGTGTATTCAGGTGTTGTTTCAAAAGGTGCTGCAAGCATCATACTTCCGAATATGCCTGCAGACAAATATACGTTGGATGTATTGTACAGCGGTGATGGTAGATACTTGGCCAATGCTACTCAGGTTACTTTTAATGTGAACAAGTATTATATAACTATTAAGGCTACTGCCCGCACTGTACACGTTGGCGATGACGTTACTGTTAATGTTGTTGTGTCCAAGGATGCGACTGGTTATGTTTCCATCTTTGTTGATGGTGTTGAATATTCTGGAGCTATCAATAAGGGTAATGCGGTAATCATCATTCCTGATTTGCCTGCCGGGGAGTACTCCTTTGAGGTTGTCTATAGTGGTGATGCAAAATATAAAAATAAATATAATGTTGTTACATTCAATGTTAACAGGTACAAATCCACCATTAAGGCAACAGCACGTACAGTAAGGTTAGGTGATGATGTAACGGTCAATGTAGTATTGCCTAATGATGCAACAGGCAAGGTTTCCATTGTCATTGGTGGTGTAAAATATACGGGCATTGTTTCTAAAGGCGCTGCAAGCATCATACTTCCGAATTTGCCTATAAACCAATATGCGTTAGACGTGCTGTACGGTGGAGATGAAAAATACAAGTCTTCAACTACAGTGGTTACATTCAATGTCAACAAGCTTAATCCATCAATGAAAGCCAGTGCAGCTACTGTCAAAGTGGGAAATGATGTTGTTGTTAATGTGAAATTGTCCAGTGATGCAACAGGTAATGTTTTCATTGTCATTGGTGGTGTAAAGTATACAGGCATTGTTTCAAATGGCGCTGCAAAAATCATTATTCCTGATTTGCCTGCGGGCCAATATTCATTGGAAGTAAAATACAGCGGTGATGACAAGTATAAGACAAAGACAACTACTGTATCATTTAATGTGAATAAGAACAATGTTAGAATGAAGGCTACTGCACGTACTGTTAAAGTTGGCAATAATGTCACTGTAAATGTAGCATTGTCTGATGACGCTACTGGAATCGTATACATTAATGTTAATGGAAAGGTCTATATCGTTGAGGTTGAAGGTGGAAATGCGGTTATCGTGATTCCTAATCTGCCGGTAAAACAATATTCATTGGATGTTTACTATAGCGGTGATGGTAAGTACAAGAATTATACATCCGTTGTAACATTTAATGTCAACCCATAA